The Proteus sp. ZN5 genome includes the window AATACTAAAACCAAAAGCAAGCATTAAACCAGCAGCACCTAACATCGATAATGGAATGGCAAGCACAGGAATAAGAACAGAGCGGAATGATCCCAAACAGAGATAAATAACCGCAATAACAATTAAAATAGCTTCAATTAAGGTTTGTACGACTTGGTTAATAGAGGCTTTGATAAAACGTGAAGTTTCAAATGCCAGCTCTACATCGACACTAGGGGGTAAGGTTTTTTGAATATCAACAAGATGTTCACGAATGCCATCAACAATGACTAATGGATTCCCCGTTGGTGTCGGAAACAGACCTAAGAATACGGCTTTTTTGCCATTCATAATACCGCTGGTTTCAGTAGCCGCAGCTCCTAATTCGACAGTACCGACATCACGTAAACGAACAAGATTATTGCCATCATTAATGATAACCATGTCTTTAAATTCTTCGACATTAGTGAGATCAGTATTGACATAAACGTTGGCAATCACAAACTCGCCTTCGACTTTCCCAGGGGCGGCTTGGTAGTTATTACGGCGTACTGCATTTGCAACATCGCTTGCCGTTAAGTTACGGCCAGCCAGTTTGTCTGCATCTAACCATAAACGCATCGCTAATTGTTGCCCACCAAAAACCTGTACTTTAGCAACACCATTGATGGATGAGAAAATCGGTTCCACAACACGAGAAAGGTAGTCAGTGAGTTCAGGGATAGAAAGCTGTTCACTTGAAAATCCGACATAAGCCACCGCAGTAGATTCGCCAGATGAAAGCTCGATAACGGGATCATAAGCTTGTTCAGGTAACTTATAACGTACTTGATTCACCTTCGCCATTACCTGCGTTAAGGCTTGAGTTGGATCGCGGTTTAATTCCATTCTGACGGTGACTAAGCTTTTCCCTTGAACAGAAGAAGAGGAAATATAATCAACGCCCTCAACAGAGGAAACGGCTTGAGTGATCGGTTGTGTTACAAATCCTTGCATCAGTTCAGATGATGCTCCGGGATAGTCTGTTGCAATCGTAATAGTGGAGTTTTGCAACATAGGGTACTGGCGAATTGGCAGTTTACTGAACGCAAATGCGCCCAGTAAAAAAATCAGTGTGCTAACAACTAATGCCAAAACAGGGCGCCGAACAAAAATATCGGTAAACTTCATTATTAACTCCCGTTATGGTTTAGTTGTCGCTGATTGAGCTAACGTTAATGTATCTTGCTCAATAGGTTCAATTGAGATGCCATCACTTAACTTAATTTGCCCTGATGAAACAATTTGATCCCCAAGGGCTAAACCCTCTTTTATTTCGATCATGCCGTTGTAGCGCAATCCAACTTTCACAGAGACACGCTTAGCGATAAGGTTTTTTTGATTGTCAGATTGCGCTACAAACACGGTATCTCCATAGGCAGTATAAGTGACTGCCGTTTCCGGTACGGTTAATACCATAGGACTATCAGGAGAAGTAACTTGAACACGAGCAAACATGCCCGCTTTTAATTTATTGTCAGCATTTGGTAAAACAGCCTGTATTTGTACTGTACGAGAAGAGCCAATAAGAGGATCAATCGCATTTATTGAACCAGTAAAAATGGTATCTGGGTAAGCATCGACTTCGATATTGATTGGCTGTTTTGTTGAAATTTTTGGTGCGGCTTGTTCATCAAGTGAAAAATTGAGTTTTAAATGGCTCGCATCGACAAGTGAAGCTACACGTTCACCCGCATTTAGATATTGGCCTTCATGAACAAGTTTTATCCCAACGATACCGTCAAAGGGGGCTTTAATTGCTTTTTGTGCAATCCGCGCTTTCACTTCTCGAATAGAGGCCACAATCATGTCGCGCTCAGATAAAGTGCTATCTAATTGCGCGGCAGCTGCGACATTTTTACTATAAAGCTGTCTTGTTCGAGAATAGAGTTTTTCTGCGTTGGTTAATTGCGCTTGTAAGCGTAATAATTCGGCTTGTTCAGGCTCATCATTTAATTTAGCTAAAACTTGGCCTGCTTTAACAGTTTGCCCTGACTCAAAATTAATCACAGCAATTCGACCATTGGTTTCAGCGGCTAAATAAACTTGGCGTGCGGCTTCTAATTCCCCAACACCTTGCATATTGTTTGGTAATTTTGATGATTGTACAGTTGCCAATGCCACTTTTGTCGGTGGATAGGCAAATTGTTGTGTTTCATCATCTGATGATGTGGTTGCATAAACCATTGCACCTGCACTGAGTAAAAAGAGTGAGGCACATACCGTAATAGTAAGTTTTTTATTCATTTTATTGCCGATCCCATAGTGAAAGTTTTTATATTTTTTATCGTTTTATGCGTTATTCTTTTTCCATAACGCTCTGAAATGACTAGCCATTGCCGTAGTGATTAATCCACCAATAACAGCGAGATGTTCTATTGCAAAAAACATCGACAACATGGCCTTGTCTCCCGTCATATTCCAAAAAGTATGAACAACCACGATAGTTAAAAATAAAAAGAGAGCTAAAGCGCCAGCACCTAGCCATAAATAGCGATCGAAAAGCACTAAAAGTGAGCCACAAAATAAGACGATCGCAGTGGCAATATTAAAAAACCAATCAGGTTCCAATCCCGCAGCGCGCATTTCCGCCAAACTATTCTCGTAATCAAAGACTTTGGCAAAGCCAGAAGAAAGAAATAAAACAAGGATAAGTAATCTAGCGATAAACCATAAAGAATGGCTTTCGAGAATACGTGCAATTGAATTTGGCATTCATCTGACCTCAACAATCTTAAAAAATAAGAACCAGCATTCCACTGACTTGACTTAATTTGAGGAGGGGACTATAAAACCTCAAGTTAAGTTGAGGTCAAGAGGGAAAAGTAAAAAATGAAAAAAGAAAAAATAGATTTCAATAGAGCACTTACCGTCGGTGAGGTAGCAAAAAGAAGTGGCGTTGCAATTTCAACGTTACATTTTTATGAAGAAAAAGGGTTGATAGAAAGTTATCGAAGTGCAGGTAATCAGCGCCGTTACCCACCAGTTGTATTACGTTACGTAGCGATTATAAAAGCTGCGCAAAGTACAGGTATTCCGTTAAAAGAAATTCAGGAAATACTAGGAAAATATCCACCAAACAGTAAATTGACCGCAGAACAATGGCACGAAATATCAACGGATTGGAAAGTAAGGTTAGATGAACGTATTCGCCGTCTTAAGAGACTACGTAATGGGTTAGATCATTGTATTGGCTGTGGTTGTTTATCGTTAAGTGATTGCCCATTACGTAATCCTGATGATATTTTAGGTGAAAAAGGGGCCGGTCCTCAGATCCTGTAATCAAAATGAAAACGAAGCGCTATCTGGTTTGAAAAAGCCTTCATAATCATCTTGGTTATCGGTCATACCTAATAAGTCGAGTGTAAATTGATGATAAAAACCTTGATAAGAAAGAAGTGAAATTAGTGCCTGATTAATGGCATCTTTATTATTATTATTTTCTAGTTCACTTGTTTGGCGAGCATAGATTAATAATGCAACTTGGCGCTTTTCTTTTAGAGTTTGATTGCCTTCATTTTTGACATCAAATTGGTTTAATAACGCCAATACATCTTTGGCACTATTAATTCTGGATCCTTTTAAATATTGATAAAAAGAAGAATTCAATATGGCTATTAAAGGATCAGACTCTTTATTGTCGATCTGTTTTGATTCAGGTAAAGAGGGTTGTTCTCCATATAACACTTGTGGTTTTAAAGCATCAATCTTCATCATCATAATACTCACTGAAGGTGCCACTTTGAGGGGGGGCATTATCTAGTACATCGAATGTATTAATAAATTTTATTAGGTTTTCTTTAATTTCTTGAGTAAAAACAGGTTGATAAGATTCAGTGTAAGGACGATGGAATTGTGCCTTAAGATCATCAATTAATAGGTTGGGATCAAAAAATGTAATTTGATCACCAGCATGAACAGCAATTGTTTTACTTTCATGAGAGAGCAATTCAATATCAAGCTTATTGAGCTTATTCCCAAGATAACGGCGTAATGTCACAGGAATGTCGAGTGTAATTTTTTTTTCTGAAGGTATTGTTGAAATTAAACGGTGTGTAATTTCAGTTTGAATTTCAGGTGAATCAAAAAATTGAGCAATCGTTGCCGTTAATTGTTCTCTTTGCTGAAACTCATATTGTGTCAGTTTCTCTTGATATTGAACTACAAAATTTAAGATATCCCCTAATAATACCCATAATCCTTTGCTATAGGCTTGGTTTGCTATTTCTTTATGATGTTCTTCTAGTTTGTTATTAAAATCTCGAATTATTTTTTTTGCCGCCTGCTTGGCAGCTAATTCTGTTTTATAAATATTATCAAGCTGTCGAACATAGCGAGCTCGTATTAATATACCTTCACAAGCGTATGTTAAAAGATCTTCAGGCAGAGAGCGCAGCATAATCTAGTACCAAAAGAAAAAGTGAATGAGATAAATAAAGTGATTGAGGAAGTTCAATCGATGAGGATTGTGGCGCAAAAAGTAATGTAAAACGCTGAGAAAGTGCGGTTGAAATTGAATTAATAAAATTAAACAGCAATTGATAGCCGATATTAATTGGTGCGATATTTTTCAGTGTAATGGTTATATTTTTATCTATATTAAAAACGGGATAAAGTGATAGAAATGCTTTTAATTGAGGCTCTAGATGATAGTAATTACCAGATAATAAAAGAAGGTCTCTAGAGTAGAAATAACCTAAATATCGGGCGCAACGAGGAAGTAATAGCCAATGAGTAAAAATTTTTTCTACAATAATATCAATATCACAATCAAGCTGATTAATAAGTTGATGTTGCTGAATTAATTGGCGATTAGTTAATTTCTGCCATATTGTATTTTCGTTTTTTGAAGCTAATACATTGTGATCTGCATGAAGATAACTAAGTGGTTCATACATAACACTGGATATCATTTCAAATTGCTCAGAAGTTAGATTTGTCATTATTCTCTTCCTTCTGTGTTTTTCTGCGTCGGAATATTATCAATGAAACTGTAATGATGACGGTGATAATTACCAATAATAAGCTTAGAAATAACCAAGAACTAAAAAATGAATCAGAACTATTTTGATAAAGCTGATTACTTATTATGTTGAACTTATTGATATTTCGTGGATACAACAAAACGGTAATATTATCCTCATTCATATCGTTAAAGGCATTATGAATAAAAGCACGAACATCTTCACTTAGCTGGTCATTATCAAGCATACCCTCTTCATAAAAAACTAGTGCTGAAGCGTGAGGTGTTGGAATAACACGTTCAGTGGGAGAGATGGGATAACTCACATGAACTCTAGCATCAATAATATGGTCAATAGTCAGTAATGATTGTTCCAATCGTTGCTCAATAGCCGAAATTAAACGCATTTTTTCGGCTTGTGGTGATGATACCAATGCATCAGATGGGAATAACTGAGTAACTTCAATTCGAGAAAGAGTGGGTAATTGATATTCCTCTAAAATTTGAATTGCTGTTCCCATATCCTCTTTTTTAACAGATACATCAAATAACCCTTTTCCTAATGATTTACGGGTACTGGTTATTTGATGTTTTTGCAAAACAGCTTGAATTTCTATTGCTTGCCTTTGATCTAAATTAGTGAGTAATGATTGATCTTTGCAGCCACTTAATAATGGGAATAAGCAACACAATAATGCTAATAATAAATATCGCATTTTCATTACTATTGAGCCTTGAGTAATGTTTCAACAATATTCAGTGATTTTCTGGCTAAAGTACTCGCTAAATTCATTGTAATTGTATAGTCATTAAGCTTGGTTTGTAGCAGGGTATAACTTTGAACATCACTTAATTGACTTAATATTTTTAGCTTTTCTTGGGTCTGTTTTTCATACTGAAAGCTACTTGTAATCGTATTTATCATCATTGAAGATAAATTATCATCACTATTATTGTTATCATTTGCTAATGTTGTTAAATTCAAAGGAACAACAGGGGTAATTGCCATATATTATCTCCATTATATAAAAAATTAACGCATATTCCCGATAATGCTCATTGCTAAATCTTTCACAACTTTGATCGATGTGGATTGAGCATTACGTGTAATATTATATTCAGCAAGCTTGGCTTGATAATCAGCCAATGCAGCAGCATTTGATGTATCTGCTTTCAATGCATCTAGTGCAACTTTTAGTGCATCACTTTGGTTTTTAACTGGCTCTTGAAAATAGTCATCAATCTTATCAATAGAGCTTACATCGTCGGCAACAGGATAGGCTGGCATAATATTATTCCTCTAATTTCAATTTTAAGTTATTGCTTACAATTATCACTATTAACCTTGAGGGAAATAGCGATGTTGATTATCAAGAAAGATATATCCATTATCTTCTTGTAAGGTTGCTTTATTTTTCAATATTGGATTACTTATATTTTCACGGTAAAAGAGAAACTTTCTTCCAAAAATGGCCGTTTGTTTTTTGATATAAGTATCAAGTTTTCCTTTGTTATTCCTGTCTAATACATCATAAAAAATAAAGGTTAAACCATTATTTTTTTCTTCAATGGTATAACCTATTGTTTTTGT containing:
- the sctI gene encoding type III secretion system inner rod subunit SctI; this translates as MAITPVVPLNLTTLANDNNNSDDNLSSMMINTITSSFQYEKQTQEKLKILSQLSDVQSYTLLQTKLNDYTITMNLASTLARKSLNIVETLLKAQ
- a CDS encoding type III secretion protein yields the protein MTNLTSEQFEMISSVMYEPLSYLHADHNVLASKNENTIWQKLTNRQLIQQHQLINQLDCDIDIIVEKIFTHWLLLPRCARYLGYFYSRDLLLLSGNYYHLEPQLKAFLSLYPVFNIDKNITITLKNIAPINIGYQLLFNFINSISTALSQRFTLLFAPQSSSIELPQSLYLSHSLFLLVLDYAALSA
- a CDS encoding EscF/YscF/HrpA family type III secretion system needle major subunit: MPAYPVADDVSSIDKIDDYFQEPVKNQSDALKVALDALKADTSNAAALADYQAKLAEYNITRNAQSTSIKVVKDLAMSIIGNMR
- the soxR gene encoding redox-sensitive transcriptional activator SoxR, whose amino-acid sequence is MKKEKIDFNRALTVGEVAKRSGVAISTLHFYEEKGLIESYRSAGNQRRYPPVVLRYVAIIKAAQSTGIPLKEIQEILGKYPPNSKLTAEQWHEISTDWKVRLDERIRRLKRLRNGLDHCIGCGCLSLSDCPLRNPDDILGEKGAGPQIL
- a CDS encoding DoxX family protein; amino-acid sequence: MPNSIARILESHSLWFIARLLILVLFLSSGFAKVFDYENSLAEMRAAGLEPDWFFNIATAIVLFCGSLLVLFDRYLWLGAGALALFLFLTIVVVHTFWNMTGDKAMLSMFFAIEHLAVIGGLITTAMASHFRALWKKNNA
- the sctJ gene encoding type III secretion inner membrane ring lipoprotein SctJ — translated: MKMRYLLLALLCCLFPLLSGCKDQSLLTNLDQRQAIEIQAVLQKHQITSTRKSLGKGLFDVSVKKEDMGTAIQILEEYQLPTLSRIEVTQLFPSDALVSSPQAEKMRLISAIEQRLEQSLLTIDHIIDARVHVSYPISPTERVIPTPHASALVFYEEGMLDNDQLSEDVRAFIHNAFNDMNEDNITVLLYPRNINKFNIISNQLYQNSSDSFFSSWLFLSLLLVIITVIITVSLIIFRRRKTQKEENNDKSNF
- a CDS encoding efflux RND transporter periplasmic adaptor subunit; the encoded protein is MNKKLTITVCASLFLLSAGAMVYATTSSDDETQQFAYPPTKVALATVQSSKLPNNMQGVGELEAARQVYLAAETNGRIAVINFESGQTVKAGQVLAKLNDEPEQAELLRLQAQLTNAEKLYSRTRQLYSKNVAAAAQLDSTLSERDMIVASIREVKARIAQKAIKAPFDGIVGIKLVHEGQYLNAGERVASLVDASHLKLNFSLDEQAAPKISTKQPINIEVDAYPDTIFTGSINAIDPLIGSSRTVQIQAVLPNADNKLKAGMFARVQVTSPDSPMVLTVPETAVTYTAYGDTVFVAQSDNQKNLIAKRVSVKVGLRYNGMIEIKEGLALGDQIVSSGQIKLSDGISIEPIEQDTLTLAQSATTKP
- a CDS encoding type III secretion protein, which gives rise to MLRSLPEDLLTYACEGILIRARYVRQLDNIYKTELAAKQAAKKIIRDFNNKLEEHHKEIANQAYSKGLWVLLGDILNFVVQYQEKLTQYEFQQREQLTATIAQFFDSPEIQTEITHRLISTIPSEKKITLDIPVTLRRYLGNKLNKLDIELLSHESKTIAVHAGDQITFFDPNLLIDDLKAQFHRPYTESYQPVFTQEIKENLIKFINTFDVLDNAPPQSGTFSEYYDDED